A region of Bombus huntii isolate Logan2020A chromosome 15, iyBomHunt1.1, whole genome shotgun sequence DNA encodes the following proteins:
- the LOC126874051 gene encoding carbohydrate sulfotransferase 11 isoform X2, with the protein MEEAAIAETEKRLYTRRKFLAEKCAEEGLDRPGNDSLHRPNAWEFLVNREYHLIWCNVFKAASTSWMYNFNLLAGYSPQFLKASKAVPVSLARQKYPRHTADELNKFLNDSISFLIVRHPFERLLSAYRDKLEHSLPHTFHSNLGSHIVWNYRSRDRKTNGRHGPRYPLFEEFVRWLLCQWRAGNELDMHWTPIVIFCTPCQVRFDVIAKFETLHEDQDYLIKQAHVGHIIKPEWKNPTRGVQTKDVIKNYFAQLSKSQIKDLYEMFRYDFVLFDYSPDEYIALGRDEDTKLICKK; encoded by the exons ATGGAGGAAGCAGCGATCGCCGAAACTGAGAAGCGATTGTATACAAGGAGGAAGTTTCTGGCGGAGAAATGCGCCGAAGAGGGATTAGACAGGCCTGGAAACGATTCTCTTCACAGGCCTAACGCCTGGGAATTTCTTGTAAATAGAGAATATCATTTAATATGGTGCAACGTCTTCAAAGCGGCCTCTACCTCTTGGATGTATAATTTCAATCTACTTGCGGG ATACAGCCCACAGTTCTTAAAGGCCTCAAAAGCTGTACCTGTTTCTCTGGCGAGGCAGAAATATCCCAGACACACGGCCGATGAGTTGAACAAGTTCCTAAACGACAGCATTAGTTTCTTGATAGTAAGACATCCGTTCGAGAGGTTGCTCAGCGCCTACAGAGATAAATTGGAGCATAGCTTACCGCATACGTTTCACAGTAATCTTGGATCCCATATTGTTTGGAACTATAGATCTAGG GACCGAAAGACAAATGGACGACACGGTCCAAGGTATCCACTTTTTGAAGAATTTGTACGATGGTTGTTATGTCAATGGAGAGCTGGGAACGAACTTGATATGCACTGGACTCCAATTGTGATCTTTTGTACGCCGTGTCAAGTACGATTCGACGTAATTGCAAAGTTTGAAACGCTCCAT GAAGATCAAGATTATCTCATAAAACAAGCTCACGTGGGTCACATCATTAAACCTGAATGGAAGAATCCTACCAGGGGTGTCCAAACGAAGGACGTTATTAAGAATTATTTCGCTCAATTATCGAAATCGCAGATCAAAGATCTCTACGAGATGTTTAG GTACGATTTTGTGCTTTTCGATTATTCTCCCGATGAGTACATAGCACTTGGAAGAGATGAGGATACAAAGTTAATCTGTAAAAAGTAA